One genomic segment of Motacilla alba alba isolate MOTALB_02 chromosome 1A, Motacilla_alba_V1.0_pri, whole genome shotgun sequence includes these proteins:
- the AASS gene encoding LOW QUALITY PROTEIN: alpha-aminoadipic semialdehyde synthase, mitochondrial (The sequence of the model RefSeq protein was modified relative to this genomic sequence to represent the inferred CDS: inserted 1 base in 1 codon): MKCLVCVLQQMLKETRAFAQIVSNXCMYLYCFTTLSLLPSGLTMLRAFSHTNGRCVFHHAKRWHHRKSVLAIRREDVNAWERRAPLAPKHVKELTKMGYKVLVQPSNRRAIHEKEYVKAGAIIQEDISEASLIIGVKRPPEDKLIPKKNYAFFSHTIKAQEANMPLLDEILRQEIRLFDYEKMVDHKGMRVVAFGKWAGVAGMINILHGLGLRFLALGHHTPFMHIGMAHNYRNSSQAVQAVRDAGYEISLGLMPKSVGPLTFVFTGTGNVSKGAQEMFSALPCEFVEPHELKEVSRSGDLRKVYGTVLSRHHHLVRKRDGLYDPVDYEKHPENYISRFHIDVAPYTTCLVNGIYWEQNSPRLLSRQDTQKLLVPLKSATGAMDGCPELPHRLLAICDISADTGGSIEFMTECTTIDNPFCMYDADQHITHNSVEGSGILMCSIDNLPAQLPIEATEYFGDMLFPYIEEMLVSEGSEPLEKQNYSPVVRDAVIASNGSLTPKYQYIQKLRESREQAQSLKMSVEKRVLLLGSGYVSGPVLEYLTRDSNTDITVVSVMKEQLEQLTKKYRNVTPVHMDVLKHEEKLSSLVKNHDLVISLLPYSAHPFVAKKCIENKVNMVTASYLTPAMKELQESVEAAGITVVSEMGLDPGLDHMLAMECIDKAKEVGATVISYTSFCGGLPAPEHSDNPLRYKFSWSPQGVLLNTVQSATYLKDGEIINIPPGGALLDSVTPMDFFPGLNLEGFPNRDSTKYAEPYGIETARTLLRGTLRYKGFSRTMGGFVKLGLINPDPYPLLSSSTPPLTWKELMCKLVGIKSPAEHHVLKEAVFSKLEKDKSQLEAVEWLGLLGDEPVPAADSIVGALAKHMEMKLPFGTGERDMIVMRSEIGLRHPSGHLEDKFIDLVVYGDNKGYSAMAKTVGYPAAIAAKMVLDGEITAKGMVIPLTKNVYGPILERVRAEGIMYSTRSVIKQ, from the exons ATGAAGTGTCTGGTTTGTGTTTTACAGCAGATGCTAAAGGAGACCAGAGCTTTTGCACAAATAGTTTCGA CGTGTATGTACCTGTATTGTTTTACTACTTTGTCTTTGCTGCCATCAGGCTTGACCATGCTGCGAGCCTTTAGCCACACAAACGGTAGGTGTGTGTTCCACCACGCTAAGCGTTGGCATCATCGTAAGTCTGTGCTGGCCATCAGGAGGGAAGATGTCAATGCATGGGAGAGAAGAGCACCTCTAGCACCAAAGCATGTTAAGGAGCTGACAAAGATGGGATACAAGGTCTTGGTGCAGCCGTCAAACCGAAGAGCCATCCATGAAAAG gAGTACGTCAAAGCAGGTGCCATTATTCAAGAAGATATTTCTGAGGCTTCACTGATTATAGGTGTGAAGAGACCTCCAGAGGACAAATTAATCCCTAAAAAGAACTATGCCTTCTTCTCTCACACTATTAAAGCCCAAGAGGCAAACATGCCTCTTTTGGATGAGATTTTAAGACAG GAAATTCGACTGTTTGACTATGAAAAAATGGTTGATCATAAAGGAATGCGAGTTGTGGCCTTTGGAAAGTGGGCTGGTGTAGCAG gAATGATCAACATTCTGCATGGATTGGGTTTGCGATTTTTAGCTCTGGGTCATCACACTCCCTTCATG CACATTGGGATGGCACATAACTACAGGAATAGCAGTCAGGCTGTGCAGGCAGTACGGGATGCCGGGTATGAGATTTCACTGGGACTGATGCCAAAGTCAGTGGGGCCCTTAACATTTGTGTTTACGGGAACTGGTAATGTTTCTAAG GGTGCTCAAGAAATGTTCAGTGCTCTCCCATGTGAGTTTGTGGAACCACATGAGTTAAAGGAAGTTTCCAGATCTGGAG atcTTAGGAAAGTCTATGGAACAGTGCTAAGTCGTCACCATCATCTTGTGAGGAAACGTGATGGACTATATGATCCAGTAGACTATGAAAAACATccagaaaattacatttctcgCTTTCACATTGAT GTTGCACCCTACACAACTTGTTTAGTTAATGGCATTTACTGGGAACAAAATAGTCCTCGCTTGCTGAGTCGGCAGGACACTCAAAAGCTGCTGGTGCCACTTAAATCTGCTACTGGTGCAATGGATGGTTGCCCTGAATTACCACACAG ACTTCTGGCCATATGTGACATTTCAGCAGATACTGGAGGATCTATAGAATTTATGACTGAGTGTACAACAATTGACAACCCATTTTGTATGTATGATGCTGACCAGCATATTACTCACAACAG tgtTGAAGGCTCAGGGATTCTGATGTGTTCCATTGACAATCTGCCAGCTCAGCTTCCTATAGAAGCAACAGAGTATTTTGGGGATATGCTTTTCCCTTATATTGAAGAGATG CTGGTATCAGAAGGCTCAGAACCTCTTGAAAAACAGAATTACTCGCCTGTTGTTCGAGAT GCAGTGATTGCATCCAATGGCTCACTGACACCTAAGTATCAATACATCCAGAAACTGAGAGAGAGCAG GGAACAGGCTCAGTCACTGAAGATGAGTGTTGAGAAGAGAGTTTTATTGCTTGGATCTGGCTATGTTTCTGGCCCTGTGCTTGAATATCTCACTAGGGATTCCAACACTGACATCACAGTTG TATCTGTCATGAAGGAGCAACTTGAGCAACTGACAAAGAAGTACAGAAATGTTACTCCAGTTCATATGGATGTCCTTAAGCATGAGGAAAAGCTGTCCTCTTTGGTGAAAAACCACGACCTTGTGATCAG TTTGCTGCCTTATTCAGCACATCCTTTTGTTGCTAAGAAATGTATTGAAAACAAAGTGAACATGGTAACAGCCAGCTACTTAACACCAGCCATGAAAGAACTTCAGGAGAG TGTAGAAGCTGCTGGTATTACAGTTGTCAGTGAAATGGGCTTGGATCCTGGTCTTGATCACATGTTGGCGATGGAATGTATTGACAAGGCGAAAGAAGTTGGTGCTACG GTGATATCGTACACTTCTTTCTGCGGTGGCCTACCAGCTCCAGAGCACTCTGACAATCCTCTGAGGTACAAGTTCAGTTGGAGTCCACAAGGAGTGTTGCTGAATACAGTTCAGTCTGCTACGTATTTAAAAGATGGAGAG ATTATCAATATTCCACCTGGAGGAGCATTGCTGGATTCTGTTACTCCAATGGATTTTTTCCCAGGATTAAACCTTGAAGGCTTTCCTAACAGAGACAGCACCAAATATGCTGAGCCATATGGTATTGAGACAGCTCGCACTTTACTGAGAGGCACCTTAAGATACAAA ggATTCTCCAGAACCATGGGGGGCTTTGTAAAACTAGGATTAATTAACCCAGATCCTTATCCTTTGCTAAGCTCATCTACACCACCTCTAACCTGG aaagagCTCATGTGCAAACTGGTTGGAATTAAGTCACCTGCTGAGCACCATGTTCTTAAAGAAGCTGTATTTAGCAAACTGGAGAAGGACAAAAGTCAGCTGGAAGCAGTGGAATG GTTAGGTTTACTGGGAGATGAACCAGTTCCAGCAGCAGATTCCATTGTAGGGGCTCTTGCAAAGCACATGGAGATGAAGCTGCCCTTTG GCACTGGAGAGAGAGATATGATTGTTATGAGAAGTGAAATAGGTCTCAGGCATCCTTCTGGCCATTTGGAAGACAAATTTATTGATCTAGTTGTCTATGGGGATAACAAAGGATATTCTGCAATGGCTAAAACAGTGGGATACCCTGCAGCTATTGCTGCTAAAATGGTTCTAGATG GTGAAATAACTGCCAAAGGCATGGTCATACCTTTGACAAAGAATGTTTACGGGCCAATACTTGAACGTGTTCGGGCAGAAGGCATTATGTACAGTACTCGCAGTGTTATCAAACAGTAA